In Daphnia magna isolate NIES linkage group LG6, ASM2063170v1.1, whole genome shotgun sequence, the following are encoded in one genomic region:
- the LOC116924426 gene encoding microsomal triglyceride transfer protein large subunit isoform X2, whose translation MIQPGITLLLILAVFTTSTRQYELGTTYSYHYTAAVLLNEAPPLFSQNATKARGTDVGYQITAIVELTPVWQNPSDAAHMLFELLMSNPKLSVRSRKAQQPDGFIDHSSPLDDAQSTAVYIDWNDGIISHIYAFESESVSLNNLKKGIASLFQLQTSGIEIHELDASGNCTATYNSLGGRTFLKVKSNCQFRRPTSSFSQSQKILGLASVSSQQTKFNLKSDSDVVDTLISTEVHAVRVKLRSQAGASVISRQHLRLNGESKSNKKFPAASLAKAVESIKMSTNVNLIGDNLQLVEELVDACETSSCKSLKKAVNDLRKNLQTSNVATPSGAGAFGKLLPIVRRSSKVDILALLKDSKNKPILPQLMDVVAAAQTHESYTAAIEAINFQSQDIDLAERFLQVVSLSTHPSEDILNGLLTLSKKIKSEKLSETALLSLAAVTRTFASHPEKASSPLVARIHKYVIDNLEACSKEDCKQMYMRVLRNLGSVEMLPILLAHIDSTDRKTSVWAVKAVRALPTSVFLDDRVKDKLQRVYFQMGRPYDSSARTLALDTLLEHEPDETFLLEVLTSLSMGGSENLELNTYTLQRLQESAENDPILHSKLKQLLSDRPFLNTYHVFAQNGMSTTFSRVLYRNIDGNGTFSSSTEAVNKMMKRAAFDVYVRNSEDAFQLLSVGLFTGGLGSLMGFSSTESEEEEEATAGMEVTLAGVQLRPIVFFTGQGELMGHVWSGTASERTTALQATVLLQDHRQAVVLQSGFIAVLDIRGSVSFDFGGEIQISIWNRNSHSVVEDIAAWQLDGSLRLDTPFVKSSIDFTSSAASRVDFVNDVSFANGILLCLRMGQAEFHINYIVQKRESIPGTKHWIHKKKKRKDFIPGRTFKLNDQNSGFCNEMFPKT comes from the exons ATGATTCAGCCTGGGATTACTTTGTTGCTGATCTTAGCTGTATTCA CAACTAGCACTAGACAATATGAATTGGGGACCACATATAGCTACCACTACACAGCTGCAGTATTACTTAATGAGGCACCACCACTATTCTCCCAAAATGCAACAAAAGCAAGAGGGACTGATGTTGGATATCAA ATTACAGCAATAGTTGAATTAACACCAGTATGGCAGAACCCGTCAGATGCCGCTCACATGTTATTTGAGCTATTG aTGTCAAACCCGAAGCTTTCTGTACGCTCTCGAAAAGCCCAACAACCTGATGGGTTTATTGATCACTCGTCGCCTTTGGATGATGCGCAATCCACCGCTGTGTACATAGACTGGAACGATGGGATAATCTCTCATATTTACGCTTTTGAATCTGAATCTGTTTCACTAAACAACCTAAAAAAAGGCATAGCTAGCCTTTTTCAGCTTCAGACGTCGGGCATTGAAATTCACGAGCTTGATGCTTCTGGAAATTGCACCGCCACTTACAACAGCCTCGGTGGCCGCACgtttttaaaagtaaaaagtaatTGCCAATTTCGAAGACCAACTTCGTCATTTTCCCAGTCTCAGAAA atCTTGGGTTTAGCGTCTGTCAGCagtcaacaaacaaaatttaatttaaaaagtgATTCTGATGTAGTGGACACGTTGATATCGACTGAAGTGCATGCCGTTAGGGTGAAGCTGCGCTCTCAAGCCGGAGCTTCTGTGATATCGCGTCAGCATCTTCGGTTGAACG gcgagtcaaaatcgaataaaaaatttccTGCCGCATCACTCGCTAAAGCGGTCGAATCAATAAAAATGAGTACAAATGTAAACCTGATCGGAGATAATCTTCAACTCGTGGAAGAATTGGTAGACGCCTGTGAAACCTCGTCTTGCAAAAGT CTTAAAAAAGCTGTTAATGATCTGAGAAAAAACCTTCAAACCTCAAATGTTGCGACGCCTTCGGGCGCCGGTGCATTCGGCAAACTTTTACCCATTGTCCGGCGATCTTCAAAAGTTGATATTTTGGCTTTGTTAAAAGATTCCAAGAACAAACCTATTTT ACCCCAGCTGATGGACGTCGTGGCAGCGGCCCAAACTCATGAAAGCTACACTGCTGCTATAGAGGCAATCAACTTTCAATCTCAGGACATTGATCTGGCTGAACGATTTCTACAAGTCGTTTCATTATCGACCCATCCCTCTGAAGATATTCTTAATG gGTTGTTAACACTCTCAAAGAAAATCAAGTCTGAAAAGCTCAGTGAAACAGCATTACTGAGCTTGGCTGCTGTAACGAGGACGTTTGCTTCACATCCTGAGAAAGCAAGCAGTCCG TTGGTGGCAAGGATCCACAAATACGTTATTGACAACTTGGAAGCTTGTTCCAAGGAAGACTGTAAACAAATGTATATGCGTGTCTTAAGAAATTTGGGCTCAGTAGAAATGCTACCCATTCTATTAGCTCACATTGACAGTACTGACAGAAAGACTTCGGTTTGGGCGGTCAAAGCTGTCAGAGCGCTTCCCACATCCGTCTTCCTCGACGACCGTGTCAAAGATAAATTGCAGCGTGTTTACTTCCAAATGGGTCGCCCCTACGATTCGAGCGCTCGCACATTGGCATTGGATACGTTGCTTGAGCACGAACCGGACGAAACCTTTCTTCTCGAGGTCTTGACTTCTCTTTCGATGGGAGGCAGCGAAAATTTAGAACTAAATACCTACACCTTGCAACGCCTGCAAGAATCAGCTGAAAACGACCCAATTTTACACTCGAAACTAAAACAACTCTTATCAGACCGACCGTTTCTAAATACTTACCATGTGTTCGCCCAAAACGGAATGTCGACTACCTTTTCTCGCGTTCTTTATCGCAACATTGATGGGAACGGAACTTTCAG TTCTTCCACTGAAGCGGTAAACAAGATGATGAAGCGTGCTGCGTTTGACGTCTACGTGCGCAATTCCGAAGATGCCTTTCAATTACTCTCG GTTGGTCTTTTTACTGGCGGGCTGGGTTCCCTAATGGGTTTTTCAAGCACtgaaagcgaagaagaggaagaagctACGGCTGGCATGGAAGTTACACTTGCGGGCGTCCAGCTCAGAcctattgttttctttactGGTCAGGGCGAGCTAATGGGTCACGTTTGGTCTGGAACAGCGTCCGAAAGAACCACTGCCCTGCAG GCAACTGTGCTGCTTCAAGATCACCGTCAAGCAGTGGTGCTGCAGAGTGGTTTCATCGCTGTATTAGATATTCGTGGTTctgtttcttttgattttggagGAGAGATCCAAATCAgtatttggaatagaaattcacattcagtTGTGGAAGATAT CGCTGCGTGGCAACTGGATGGATCACTGAGATTAGATACACCTTTTGTTAAATCTTCAATTGATTTCACGTCGAGTGCCGCCTCCCGTGTCGATTTCGTGAATGACGTCAGCTTCGCTAATGGGATTCTTTTATGCTTGCGTATGGGTCAAGCTGAGTTCCATATAAA TTACATTGTGCAAAAGCGTGAAAGCATTCCGGGCACTAAGCATTGGATtcataagaagaaaaaacgtaAGGATTTCATCCCGGGTCGCACATTCAAGCTCAATGACCAAAATTCTGGTTTTTGTAATGAAATGTTTCCTAAAACATAG
- the LOC116924433 gene encoding sulfotransferase 1E1 has product MSLFQQRKLLVDSLLRQCSNKCMSERLVKPLNHGVLRTGFRNISSNGQWSDDEVRKMRLMKRVGAGILFSATLGFAIYSKRNKAQRLRDCLEGCERLPPDPDYTSSMGSEFYRCKSCIFPGDVVKSGTLKKLESLELKHNDVIVASFPKSGTTWMQEIVYLIQTGLDFERAKKQVLETRFPYLEHPYPGLAAIKKTEGPRFIKTHLPLSLLPKSALENGTKVIYIVRNPKDVAVSYYYFLRMATFVGYRGGIKDFVNKFIKGDVPYGPYFDHVLGYWKHHQNNSNCGSNLLWITYEDMHRDPEGSIRRVAHFLDRALTDDQVQLIAAHTRFESMAGNPSVNYSHWDDLGLRNKNEAPFMRSGRVGDWRRSFDADTNRRFDDFIRQHLESSELKFDYIPADE; this is encoded by the exons ATGAGTTTATTCCAACAGCGTAAATTATTAGTAGACTCTCTACTGCGACAGTGTTCAAATAAATGTATGTCCGAGAGATTAGTAAAACCTCTTAATCATGGCGTTTTGAGGACAGGTTTCAGAAATATCTCAAGCAATGGTCAATGGTCGGACGATGAAGTTCGGAAAATGAGACTCATGAAACGAGTAGGTGCTGGAATTCTCTTCAGTGCAACCCTTGGATTTGCTATTTacagcaaaagaaataaagcCCAGAGGCTTAGAGATTGTTTGGAGGGTTGTGAAAGATTACCACCTGATCCTGACTACACATCTTCTATGGGTTCTGAGTTCTATAGGTGCAAATCCTGCATCTTTCCTGGTGACGTAGTCAAATCTGGAACATTGAAAAAATTGGAATCTCTTGAACTAAAACATAATGATGTCATTGTTGCCAGCTTCCCAAAATCAG GAACTACGTGGATGCAAGAAATTGTCTACTTGATTCAAACTGGTTTGGATTTTGAACGAGCTAAGAAGCAAGTTCTCGAAACTCGATTTCCGTATCTAGAACATCCTTATCCTGGTTTGGCAGCTATAAAGAAAACAGAGGGTCCCCGCTTCATCAAAACTCATCTACCCTTATCTTTACTTCCAAAATCTGCCTTGGAAAATGGGACAAAG GTGATTTATATAGTCAGAAATCCCAAAGATGTGGCAGTGAGTTACTATTATTTTTTGCGCATGGCAACCTTTGTCGGTTATCGCGGAGGAATAAAAGACTTTGTTAACAAGTTCATTAAAGGCGACG TCCCGTATGGTCCATATTTCGATCACGTTCTTGGATATTGGAAACATCATCAGAATAATTCGAATTGTGGTAGTAATCTTTTGTGGATTACCTACGAGGATATGCACCGAGACCCAGAAGGCAGCATCCGCCGTGTTGCCCATTTCCTCGACCGTGCTCTAACAGATGATCAG GTCCAGCTTATCGCTGCGCATACCCGGTTTGAGTCAATGGCCGGCAATCCATCAGTCAATTACTCTCACTGGGATGACTTGGGCCTAAGGAATAAGAATGAGGCGCCCTTTATGAGAAGTGGTCGGGTTGGAGACTGGCGCCGCAGCTTCGATGCAGACACCAATCGCCGTTTTGACGATTTTATTCGCCAACATCTCGAAAGCAGCGAATTGAAGTTCGATTATATTCCAGCCGATGAGTAG
- the LOC123473988 gene encoding protein MON2 homolog, which translates to MNKYITFRKGPTAREENDGIYRFGWETCRERSPLFAVAKLFATGLVNLNRVEVLWRPVTNHLLEVIIHPLNHLREWGIDVITTLVRSAIQYEYSTPLKENQRLQTLLISP; encoded by the exons atgaataaatatattaCTTTTAGAAAAGGGCCGACTGCTCGTGAAGAGAACGATGGAATTTATAGATTCGGCTGGGAAACTTGTCGAGAAAG GAGCCCTCTTTTTGCCGTAGCAAAACTGTTCGCAACTGGTCTTGTAAATCTGAACAGGGTAGAAGTTCTTTGGCGTCCTGTAACAAATCACCTGCTGGAAGTCATCATCCACCCGCTTAACCACTTGAGAGAATGGGGAATAGATGTCATCACTACGTTAGTTAGATCAgcaattcaatatgaatattctacccctttaaaagaaaaccag AGATTGCAGACGTTGTTAATATCGCCATAA
- the LOC116925011 gene encoding basic proline-rich protein-like, translating to MPPAVETPAIMPPMASKQAEQAMALLGQGFRLLGPVLRHLVASEKAGLPGPSSPLVGPSSPLPGPSSPPPCPSSPLVCPSSPLPGPSSPRPGSSTPRPGHHSGSPKAGPASPIAGPSKGKKILSEEKKLKYKICIKCKTKGHILKYRNSSARIHWKTRNSSARIHWKSRNSSVRIHWKSRNSPKMQFCSLT from the exons ATGCCGCCGGCCGTCGAGACCCCTGCCATCATGCCACCGATGGCATCGAAACAGGCG GAACAGGCTATGGCGTTGCTGGGCCAAGGGTTTCGGCTTTTGGGGCCTGTCCTGAGGCACTTGGTGGCAAGTGAAAAGGCAGGACTACCTGGTCCTTCTTCCCCTCTAGTAGGTCCTTCATCCCCTCTACCTGGTCCTTCATCCCCTCCACCATGTCCTTCATCCCCTCTAGTATGTCCTTCATCCCCTCTACCAGGTCCTTCATCCCCTCGACCAGGTAGTTCAACGCCTCGTCCTGGCCACCATTCAGGATCACCCAAAGCCGGTCCAGCATCGCCTATCGCCGGTCcatcaaaagggaaaaaaatccTGTCGGaggagaaaaaattaaaatacaaaatatgCATTAAG TGCAAAACAAAAGGCCACATCCTGAAATATCGAAACAGCAGTGCAAGGATCCATTGGAAAACTCGAAACAGCAGTGCAAGGATCCATTGGAAATCTCGAAACAGCAGTGTAAGGATCCATTGGAAATCTCGAAACAGCCCGAAGATGCAGTTCTGTTCATTGACCTAG
- the LOC116924436 gene encoding 40S ribosomal protein S3a, with protein sequence MAVGKNKGLSKGGKKGLKKKIIDPFTRKDWYDIKAPSMFAVRQVGKTLVNRTQGTRIASEGLKGRVFEVSLTDLQNESDSERAFRKFKLISEDVQGRNLLTNFHGMDMTTDKLRSMVKKWQSLIEASVEVRTTDGYLLRVFCIGFTKKEAESTRKTCYAQHAQIKSIRKKMVDIITREVGSVDLKEVVSKLIPDSISKDIEKSCQGIYPLHDVNIRKVKVLKKPKFDIGKLLELHGDGGKSGVGGEGGVSGSVDRPEGYEPPVQESV encoded by the exons ATGGCTGTTGGAAAGAATAAGGGACTTTCAAAAGGGGGTAAAAAGGGTCTGAAAAAGAAGAT tATTGATCCTTTCACTCGTAAAGACTGGTATGACATTAAGGCACCGTCTATGTTCGCAGTCCGTCAGGTTGGCAAAACATTAGTCAACAGGACTCAAGGAACAC GTATCGCTTCCGAAGGCTTGAAAGGCCGTGTATTCGAAGTTTCGCTCACCGATCTCCAGAATGAATCTGATTCTGAGAGGGCATTCCGCAAGTTCAAGCTGATCTCTGAAGATGTTCAA GGTCGCAACTTGTTGACAAACTTCCATGGTATGGACATGACCACTGACAAGCTCCGCTCCATGGTCAAGAAATGGCAATCCTTGATTGAAGCCAGTGTTGAGGTCAGAACCACTGATGGTTATCTTCTTCGCGTTTTCTGCATTGGTTTCACCAAGAAGGAAGCTGAATCTACACGCAAAACTTGCTATGCCCAACATGCCCAGATCAAGTCAATTCGCAAGAAGATGGTTGACATCATCACCAGAGAAGTTGGCTCGGTAGATCTTAAAG AGGTTGTTAGCAAGCTGATCCCTGATTCCATCAGCAAGGACATTGAAAAGTCATGCCAGGGTATCTACCCACTTCATGACGTTAACATCCGAAAAGTCAAGGTTCTCAAGAAGCCCAAATTCGACATCGGCAAACTCCTTGAATTGCACGGAGATGGTGGCAAATCCGGAGTCGGCGGCGAAGGTGGAGTGTCCGGCTCAGTTGACCGACCAGAAGGCTACGAACCCCCTGTCCAAGAGTCCGTTTAA
- the LOC116924443 gene encoding MIP18 family protein galla-2 isoform X1: MTSKGIENVNPQRFVKQTKREVTIEEKDESVKDPIDEREIFDLLRDISDPEHPMSLEELNVVQITNIEVDDHENSVKVFYTPTIPHCSMATLIGLSIKVCLLRSLPPRFKVEVNISPGSHASEEAVNKQLADKERVSAALENSNLLEVVNQCIVKSLE, from the exons ATGACTTCTAAAGGAATCGAAAATGTTAACCCACAGCGGTTTGtaaaacagacaaaaagaGAAGTGAcgatagaagaaaaagacgaaTCTGTTAAGGACCCTATAGATGAAAGGGAAATATTCG ATTTATTAAGGGATATAAGTGATCCCGAACATCCAATGTCACTTGAAGAACTGAATGTTGTACAAATTACAAACATTGAA GTTGATGATCATGAAAATAGTGTTAAAGTTTTTTACACCCCAACCATTCCTCATTGCAGCATGGCAACACTAATTGGACTCTCCATAAAAGTATGTTTGCTAAGATCATTACCACCACGATTTAAAGTTGAAGTCAATATTTCACCGGGTTCCCATGCATCAGAGGAAGCTGTTAATAAACAGCTGGCTGACAAAGAAAGGGTCTCAGCTGCTTTGGAGAATAGCAACTTGTTGGAAGTTGTCAACCAATGCATAGTCAAAAGTTTAGAATGA
- the LOC116924434 gene encoding geranylgeranyl transferase type-2 subunit beta, protein MALLMNDIVLPKDDDIPDLLLSKHAHFLASYGNNKDDYEFCMTEYLRMNGIYWSLTAMDLMGKLGEMDRDGIILFIKQCQHENGGIGASIDHDPHLLYTLSAVQILCLYDALDAIDCEKVTKYVVNLQNSDGSFCGDQWGEVDTRFSMCAVACLALLGKLDAINIDDAVNFVISCMNFDGGFGCRPGSESHAGQVYCCVGMLSITGHLHLIKADSLGWWLCERQLPSGGLNGRPEKLPDVCYSWWVVASLRIIGRLNWLDKDQLRKFIMACQDVETGGFSDRPNDMPDPFHTLFGLAGLSLLGEPSLKTINPVFCMPQSIISHLKVQPQTLTI, encoded by the exons ATG GCTCTTCTGATGAATGATATAGTACTTCCAAAGGACGATGACATTCCAGATCTTCTTCTGTCAAAGCATGCACATTTTTTGGCATCATATGGAAATAACAAGGATGATTATGAATTCTGTATGACTGAGTATTTAAGAATGAATGGAATTTATTGGAGTTTAACTGCCATGGATCTTATGGGCAAACTTGGTGAAATGGACAGAGATggtattattttatttattaaacaATGCCAACATGAAAATGGTGGTATAGGTGCTAGTATAGATCATGATCCACATCTTCTATACACCTTGAGTGCTGTTCAG ATCTTATGTCTGTATGATGCACTTGATGCCATTGATTGTGAGAAAGTTACCAAATATGTTGTGAACTTGCAAAACAGTGATGGGAGCTTCTGTGGTGACCAGTGGGGTGAAGTTGATACTAGGTTCTCAATGTGTGCAGTGGCTTGCTTGGCACTTTTG GGAAAGCTGGACGCTATAAATATCGATGACGCGGTAAATTTTGTAATTTCGTGCATGAATTTCGATGGAGGATTTGGATGCAGGCCTGGCTCTGAAAGCCATGCTGG TCAAGTATATTGCTGCGTCGGGATGCTTTCGATTACAGGTCACCTACACTTAATTAAAGCCGACAGCCTGGGCTGGTGGTTGTGTGAACGGCAATTGCCCAGTGGCG GTTTGAATGGCCGTCCCGAGAAATTGCCCGATGTTTGCTACTCTTGGTGGGTAGTTGCTTCCCTGCGTATTATCGGCCGGTTGAATTGGCTTGATAAGGACCAACTAAGAAAATTCATCATGGCTTGTCAGGATGTCGAAACAGGCGGATTCAGTGACCGTCCTAATGATATGCCCGATCCCTTTCACACCCTATTCGGTTTAGCAGGTCTATCTCTTCTCGGTGAACCTAGTCTTAAAACTATTAACCCTGTGTTCTGCATGCCGCAATCCATTATATCCCATCTGAAAGTTCAACCACAAACATTGACAATATAG
- the LOC116924443 gene encoding MIP18 family protein galla-2 isoform X2, translated as MTSKGIENVNPQRFVKQTKREVTIEEKDESVKDPIDEREIFDLLRDISDPEHPMSLEELNVVQITNIEVDDHENSVKVFYTPTIPHCSMATLIGLSIKRKLLINSWLTKKGSQLLWRIATCWKLSTNA; from the exons ATGACTTCTAAAGGAATCGAAAATGTTAACCCACAGCGGTTTGtaaaacagacaaaaagaGAAGTGAcgatagaagaaaaagacgaaTCTGTTAAGGACCCTATAGATGAAAGGGAAATATTCG ATTTATTAAGGGATATAAGTGATCCCGAACATCCAATGTCACTTGAAGAACTGAATGTTGTACAAATTACAAACATTGAA GTTGATGATCATGAAAATAGTGTTAAAGTTTTTTACACCCCAACCATTCCTCATTGCAGCATGGCAACACTAATTGGACTCTCCATAAAA AGGAAGCTGTTAATAAACAGCTGGCTGACAAAGAAAGGGTCTCAGCTGCTTTGGAGAATAGCAACTTGTTGGAAGTTGTCAACCAATGCATAG
- the LOC116924426 gene encoding microsomal triglyceride transfer protein large subunit isoform X1 — MIQPGITLLLILAVFSSICQQAPATSTRQYELGTTYSYHYTAAVLLNEAPPLFSQNATKARGTDVGYQITAIVELTPVWQNPSDAAHMLFELLMSNPKLSVRSRKAQQPDGFIDHSSPLDDAQSTAVYIDWNDGIISHIYAFESESVSLNNLKKGIASLFQLQTSGIEIHELDASGNCTATYNSLGGRTFLKVKSNCQFRRPTSSFSQSQKILGLASVSSQQTKFNLKSDSDVVDTLISTEVHAVRVKLRSQAGASVISRQHLRLNGESKSNKKFPAASLAKAVESIKMSTNVNLIGDNLQLVEELVDACETSSCKSLKKAVNDLRKNLQTSNVATPSGAGAFGKLLPIVRRSSKVDILALLKDSKNKPILPQLMDVVAAAQTHESYTAAIEAINFQSQDIDLAERFLQVVSLSTHPSEDILNGLLTLSKKIKSEKLSETALLSLAAVTRTFASHPEKASSPLVARIHKYVIDNLEACSKEDCKQMYMRVLRNLGSVEMLPILLAHIDSTDRKTSVWAVKAVRALPTSVFLDDRVKDKLQRVYFQMGRPYDSSARTLALDTLLEHEPDETFLLEVLTSLSMGGSENLELNTYTLQRLQESAENDPILHSKLKQLLSDRPFLNTYHVFAQNGMSTTFSRVLYRNIDGNGTFSSSTEAVNKMMKRAAFDVYVRNSEDAFQLLSVGLFTGGLGSLMGFSSTESEEEEEATAGMEVTLAGVQLRPIVFFTGQGELMGHVWSGTASERTTALQATVLLQDHRQAVVLQSGFIAVLDIRGSVSFDFGGEIQISIWNRNSHSVVEDIAAWQLDGSLRLDTPFVKSSIDFTSSAASRVDFVNDVSFANGILLCLRMGQAEFHINYIVQKRESIPGTKHWIHKKKKRKDFIPGRTFKLNDQNSGFCNEMFPKT, encoded by the exons ATGATTCAGCCTGGGATTACTTTGTTGCTGATCTTAGCTGTATTCA gttcTATCTGTCAACAAGCCCCTG CAACTAGCACTAGACAATATGAATTGGGGACCACATATAGCTACCACTACACAGCTGCAGTATTACTTAATGAGGCACCACCACTATTCTCCCAAAATGCAACAAAAGCAAGAGGGACTGATGTTGGATATCAA ATTACAGCAATAGTTGAATTAACACCAGTATGGCAGAACCCGTCAGATGCCGCTCACATGTTATTTGAGCTATTG aTGTCAAACCCGAAGCTTTCTGTACGCTCTCGAAAAGCCCAACAACCTGATGGGTTTATTGATCACTCGTCGCCTTTGGATGATGCGCAATCCACCGCTGTGTACATAGACTGGAACGATGGGATAATCTCTCATATTTACGCTTTTGAATCTGAATCTGTTTCACTAAACAACCTAAAAAAAGGCATAGCTAGCCTTTTTCAGCTTCAGACGTCGGGCATTGAAATTCACGAGCTTGATGCTTCTGGAAATTGCACCGCCACTTACAACAGCCTCGGTGGCCGCACgtttttaaaagtaaaaagtaatTGCCAATTTCGAAGACCAACTTCGTCATTTTCCCAGTCTCAGAAA atCTTGGGTTTAGCGTCTGTCAGCagtcaacaaacaaaatttaatttaaaaagtgATTCTGATGTAGTGGACACGTTGATATCGACTGAAGTGCATGCCGTTAGGGTGAAGCTGCGCTCTCAAGCCGGAGCTTCTGTGATATCGCGTCAGCATCTTCGGTTGAACG gcgagtcaaaatcgaataaaaaatttccTGCCGCATCACTCGCTAAAGCGGTCGAATCAATAAAAATGAGTACAAATGTAAACCTGATCGGAGATAATCTTCAACTCGTGGAAGAATTGGTAGACGCCTGTGAAACCTCGTCTTGCAAAAGT CTTAAAAAAGCTGTTAATGATCTGAGAAAAAACCTTCAAACCTCAAATGTTGCGACGCCTTCGGGCGCCGGTGCATTCGGCAAACTTTTACCCATTGTCCGGCGATCTTCAAAAGTTGATATTTTGGCTTTGTTAAAAGATTCCAAGAACAAACCTATTTT ACCCCAGCTGATGGACGTCGTGGCAGCGGCCCAAACTCATGAAAGCTACACTGCTGCTATAGAGGCAATCAACTTTCAATCTCAGGACATTGATCTGGCTGAACGATTTCTACAAGTCGTTTCATTATCGACCCATCCCTCTGAAGATATTCTTAATG gGTTGTTAACACTCTCAAAGAAAATCAAGTCTGAAAAGCTCAGTGAAACAGCATTACTGAGCTTGGCTGCTGTAACGAGGACGTTTGCTTCACATCCTGAGAAAGCAAGCAGTCCG TTGGTGGCAAGGATCCACAAATACGTTATTGACAACTTGGAAGCTTGTTCCAAGGAAGACTGTAAACAAATGTATATGCGTGTCTTAAGAAATTTGGGCTCAGTAGAAATGCTACCCATTCTATTAGCTCACATTGACAGTACTGACAGAAAGACTTCGGTTTGGGCGGTCAAAGCTGTCAGAGCGCTTCCCACATCCGTCTTCCTCGACGACCGTGTCAAAGATAAATTGCAGCGTGTTTACTTCCAAATGGGTCGCCCCTACGATTCGAGCGCTCGCACATTGGCATTGGATACGTTGCTTGAGCACGAACCGGACGAAACCTTTCTTCTCGAGGTCTTGACTTCTCTTTCGATGGGAGGCAGCGAAAATTTAGAACTAAATACCTACACCTTGCAACGCCTGCAAGAATCAGCTGAAAACGACCCAATTTTACACTCGAAACTAAAACAACTCTTATCAGACCGACCGTTTCTAAATACTTACCATGTGTTCGCCCAAAACGGAATGTCGACTACCTTTTCTCGCGTTCTTTATCGCAACATTGATGGGAACGGAACTTTCAG TTCTTCCACTGAAGCGGTAAACAAGATGATGAAGCGTGCTGCGTTTGACGTCTACGTGCGCAATTCCGAAGATGCCTTTCAATTACTCTCG GTTGGTCTTTTTACTGGCGGGCTGGGTTCCCTAATGGGTTTTTCAAGCACtgaaagcgaagaagaggaagaagctACGGCTGGCATGGAAGTTACACTTGCGGGCGTCCAGCTCAGAcctattgttttctttactGGTCAGGGCGAGCTAATGGGTCACGTTTGGTCTGGAACAGCGTCCGAAAGAACCACTGCCCTGCAG GCAACTGTGCTGCTTCAAGATCACCGTCAAGCAGTGGTGCTGCAGAGTGGTTTCATCGCTGTATTAGATATTCGTGGTTctgtttcttttgattttggagGAGAGATCCAAATCAgtatttggaatagaaattcacattcagtTGTGGAAGATAT CGCTGCGTGGCAACTGGATGGATCACTGAGATTAGATACACCTTTTGTTAAATCTTCAATTGATTTCACGTCGAGTGCCGCCTCCCGTGTCGATTTCGTGAATGACGTCAGCTTCGCTAATGGGATTCTTTTATGCTTGCGTATGGGTCAAGCTGAGTTCCATATAAA TTACATTGTGCAAAAGCGTGAAAGCATTCCGGGCACTAAGCATTGGATtcataagaagaaaaaacgtaAGGATTTCATCCCGGGTCGCACATTCAAGCTCAATGACCAAAATTCTGGTTTTTGTAATGAAATGTTTCCTAAAACATAG